One window of the Desulfuromonas acetoxidans DSM 684 genome contains the following:
- a CDS encoding RtcB family protein, whose product MKPHHIFADAPDGATLDQFYTALKQEYAVRGALMADAHLGYALPIGGVIATQDVIVPAWVGYDIGCGMCAVPTTFDATEIHAHGEAIFNAIYQAVPVGFHHNRQETTWNHEHLPRSPFLAKLFAENGLLQLGSLGSGNHFIEIGHNGNDQVWIIVHSGSRNLGHSVAGHYMKQAAGGTKARQGHDGLAVDSAAGRDYLMDLAFCLAFALQNRHEIIGRVVEQIQRYCTGKAQWSELINRNHNHAEEKDGLWIHRKGATHAEAGMMGVIPGNMRDGSFIVEGKGNPLSLWSSSHGAGRVLSRKAAKDQLSMQEFSRSMDGIVARVSKKTLDESPLAYKNIFTVMEQQKDLVTVHAHIKPLINIKG is encoded by the coding sequence ATGAAACCACATCACATCTTTGCCGATGCTCCTGATGGAGCCACCCTCGATCAGTTTTACACGGCTCTCAAACAGGAGTATGCCGTGCGCGGTGCATTGATGGCCGACGCCCACCTCGGTTATGCCCTGCCCATCGGCGGTGTTATTGCGACGCAGGATGTCATTGTCCCGGCCTGGGTGGGCTACGATATCGGCTGTGGTATGTGCGCGGTACCAACAACCTTTGACGCAACAGAGATTCATGCCCATGGTGAGGCAATCTTCAACGCCATTTACCAAGCTGTGCCGGTGGGGTTTCACCACAACCGCCAGGAAACCACCTGGAACCATGAACATCTTCCCCGCAGCCCTTTTCTGGCTAAATTATTTGCTGAAAACGGCCTGCTGCAGCTGGGCTCACTGGGCAGCGGCAATCACTTTATTGAGATCGGCCATAACGGCAACGACCAAGTATGGATCATCGTCCATTCCGGGTCACGCAACCTCGGCCATTCGGTGGCCGGACATTACATGAAACAGGCTGCCGGAGGGACAAAAGCGCGTCAGGGCCACGATGGCCTGGCGGTGGATTCGGCAGCGGGACGTGACTATCTGATGGACCTGGCCTTCTGCCTGGCTTTTGCCTTACAGAACCGCCATGAAATTATTGGTCGGGTGGTGGAGCAGATTCAACGTTATTGCACCGGCAAGGCGCAGTGGTCAGAGCTGATCAATCGCAATCATAATCACGCCGAGGAAAAAGACGGTTTGTGGATTCACCGCAAGGGTGCCACCCACGCTGAGGCAGGTATGATGGGCGTAATTCCCGGCAATATGCGGGACGGCTCGTTCATTGTTGAAGGCAAAGGCAATCCGCTGTCGTTATGGTCGAGTTCGCACGGAGCCGGACGGGTATTGAGCCGCAAAGCGGCTAAGGATCAGTTGAGCATGCAGGAATTCAGTCGCAGCATGGACGGCATTGTCGCCCGAGTCAGCAAAAAGACCCTCGACGAATCGCCGTTGGCCTACAAAAATATCTTTACCGTTATGGAACAGCAAAAAGATCTGGTAACGGTGCATGCCCACATCAAACCGTTGATCAACATCAAGGGCTAG
- a CDS encoding OmpP1/FadL family transporter, translating into MRILMLLFVMLVGFSTTAWATNGMNMIGYGAVSSAMGGADLALVDNVTAMNINPAGLSGCCGSEISVGDSMLQPRNHHQDQHGNNLLADEQLFHLPLLAWAQPIKNSPFIFGLGFFAQGGMGLRYESLRMPFADQVAMSQEYDELSSDISYMKATPTLAWHSEDRRLKLGICLQGGYATAKMDMFPHTSLAVDDDGDGTNEFAFFGMRLKDSRAWATGLRLGFQYQWGNLTVGGAYLTESKLTYKDGNAQINYSALGEGLVDYDAELSGFNWPRQAGLGFSYLIGDTVKVAVDVDWINWSNAVKNVRLKLHQRGNDQVPASLAYSYPMSWRDQWVLAVGLEYRCTDNLRLRLGYNHGNDPIPGKNLFPFFPAIVTDHVTTGAGLKWQKWQVDLALEWALKKKAYGDNGLFCHHGYSAEVSQFTSHVMVTRRY; encoded by the coding sequence ATGCGTATTTTAATGCTTCTGTTTGTCATGCTCGTGGGCTTTTCCACCACAGCTTGGGCGACAAACGGCATGAATATGATCGGTTATGGTGCTGTCTCCAGCGCCATGGGGGGAGCGGACTTGGCCTTGGTTGATAATGTCACGGCCATGAACATTAACCCTGCCGGGCTCAGCGGCTGCTGCGGTAGCGAAATCAGTGTCGGCGACAGTATGCTGCAGCCACGCAACCATCATCAGGATCAGCACGGCAACAATCTCCTGGCCGATGAACAACTGTTTCACCTGCCGCTGCTGGCCTGGGCCCAGCCCATCAAAAATTCCCCTTTCATCTTCGGTCTTGGTTTTTTCGCTCAGGGCGGCATGGGTTTGCGCTATGAAAGCCTGCGTATGCCGTTTGCCGATCAGGTGGCCATGTCCCAGGAGTATGATGAGCTGTCCAGTGACATCAGTTACATGAAAGCCACGCCGACGCTGGCCTGGCACAGTGAAGACCGCCGCCTGAAACTGGGAATCTGTTTGCAGGGCGGTTATGCCACAGCAAAAATGGATATGTTCCCCCATACCAGTCTGGCCGTTGATGACGATGGCGACGGCACCAATGAGTTTGCTTTTTTCGGCATGAGGTTGAAAGACTCGCGCGCCTGGGCAACGGGTCTGCGGTTGGGCTTTCAATATCAGTGGGGAAATTTGACGGTTGGCGGTGCTTACCTGACCGAATCAAAACTGACCTATAAAGACGGCAATGCGCAAATCAATTACTCGGCACTGGGTGAAGGATTGGTCGATTACGATGCCGAATTGTCTGGATTTAACTGGCCACGTCAGGCTGGTCTCGGCTTCAGCTACCTGATTGGTGACACCGTAAAAGTGGCCGTGGATGTCGACTGGATCAACTGGTCCAATGCCGTTAAGAATGTCCGCTTGAAACTTCACCAGAGGGGCAACGACCAAGTGCCCGCATCATTGGCTTACAGCTACCCCATGTCATGGCGCGACCAATGGGTGTTGGCCGTAGGGCTGGAATATCGCTGCACCGACAACCTGCGCCTGCGGTTGGGGTATAATCACGGCAATGATCCCATTCCGGGAAAAAACCTCTTCCCGTTTTTCCCGGCCATTGTGACCGATCATGTGACAACCGGTGCCGGACTGAAATGGCAAAAGTGGCAGGTTGACCTTGCCCTGGAGTGGGCGTTAAAGAAAAAAGCCTATGGCGATAACGGCCTGTTCTGCCATCATGGTTACAGTGCCGAAGTCTCGCAGTTTACCAGCCATGTGATGGTGACACGCCGCTACTGA
- a CDS encoding MarC family protein, whose amino-acid sequence MQNIWLHAFTVFMGFFAIMNPIANVPVFIGLTSDDDTKTTAAIALRALLLAFAIVALFSVAGKIIFELFGLTLPAFRLTGGLLVFLVGFHMLQGNHSSVQHPSHAEKQKPAEDSLGIAVSPLAMPILAGPGTIATAMNFSSGGGITELLVTISMFGVLCVLTYILFIFGEKLVFFIGPSALGVITRMMGLILASIGTQMVIEGIRGAFSLAG is encoded by the coding sequence ATACAAAATATCTGGCTGCACGCATTCACTGTTTTCATGGGCTTTTTTGCCATTATGAACCCCATTGCCAACGTGCCGGTGTTTATTGGCCTGACCAGTGACGATGACACTAAAACCACAGCGGCCATCGCCTTACGCGCCCTGCTACTGGCCTTTGCAATTGTCGCCCTGTTTTCCGTGGCCGGAAAAATCATTTTTGAACTGTTCGGCTTGACCTTGCCGGCATTTCGCCTCACCGGCGGCTTACTGGTTTTTCTGGTCGGATTTCACATGCTGCAGGGCAACCATTCGAGTGTTCAGCACCCGAGCCATGCCGAAAAGCAAAAACCTGCCGAAGACTCTCTCGGTATTGCCGTTTCGCCGCTGGCGATGCCAATCCTTGCCGGTCCCGGCACCATTGCCACGGCCATGAATTTTTCTTCGGGTGGCGGTATCACCGAACTGCTGGTGACCATCTCCATGTTCGGAGTGCTCTGTGTTCTAACCTACATCCTGTTTATTTTCGGTGAAAAACTGGTTTTTTTCATCGGACCCAGCGCCTTGGGCGTGATCACCCGGATGATGGGTCTGATTCTGGCATCAATCGGAACGCAAATGGTCATTGAGGGCATTCGCGGCGCCTTCTCACTGGCCGGCTAA
- a CDS encoding ABC transporter ATP-binding protein, translating to MDLTLHHLHFAYRGGHPVLNGLDATLADGQLTALLGVNGSGKSTLLKLMAGILTPDSGNIVLGAPLDQSLRQLGPRRIAHYCAYVAQNSPPPTLTVFDYVLLGRLPHQGGWSARPSATDLELVEQSLNHMELIDLAYTPMTKLSGGQVQMAVIARALAQQPAILLLDEPTNNLDPKHQVQLMDKLRAASREKRTTVIFSMHDINLALQWADRAMLLHEGRLLRHIPTTQLTTGDLSTLFGLRYRMLEGHDNQRWFWPETF from the coding sequence ATGGACCTGACCCTGCATCACCTGCATTTTGCCTATCGCGGCGGTCATCCGGTGCTCAATGGTCTGGACGCCACCCTGGCCGACGGCCAACTCACCGCCCTGCTCGGCGTTAACGGCTCCGGTAAATCGACCCTGCTCAAACTGATGGCCGGGATTCTGACGCCTGACAGTGGCAACATCGTCCTCGGTGCACCGCTTGATCAATCCCTGCGTCAGCTTGGGCCGCGACGTATCGCCCACTACTGCGCCTATGTGGCTCAGAACTCCCCGCCGCCGACCCTGACGGTGTTTGACTACGTGCTGCTCGGTCGCCTGCCCCATCAAGGCGGTTGGTCGGCTCGTCCTTCAGCAACCGACCTGGAATTGGTTGAACAGAGCCTGAATCACATGGAACTCATCGATCTGGCCTACACGCCCATGACCAAATTGAGCGGCGGTCAGGTGCAGATGGCAGTGATCGCCCGCGCCCTGGCCCAACAACCGGCCATCCTGCTGCTCGACGAACCCACCAACAACCTCGATCCCAAACATCAGGTGCAATTGATGGATAAATTGCGCGCCGCCAGTCGTGAGAAGCGCACTACCGTGATTTTCAGCATGCATGACATCAACCTCGCCCTGCAGTGGGCCGACCGGGCCATGTTGTTGCACGAAGGGCGGCTGTTGCGTCATATTCCAACGACGCAATTGACCACCGGCGACCTGTCGACCTTGTTCGGGCTACGTTATCGGATGCTGGAAGGACACGACAACCAACGCTGGTTCTGGCCGGAGACCTTCTGA